The Candidatus Hydrogenedentota bacterium genome includes a window with the following:
- a CDS encoding Gfo/Idh/MocA family oxidoreductase gives MSINRRQFITSVAAASVAASFSARAQEPAKKLKACIIGDTNNGGYGHDMHLIFALRENVEVVGLADPDEAGRTKNGAEAKAARLYADYREMLEKEKPDLVVVGPRQTPKHKEYLLACAEHGCHGIIEKPLAVDLAEADEIIAAMDAKKLKWGIGFNFRATALMAHVRKLVVEDRILGSVLELRARGKEDNRAGGEDLIVLGCHVFDMMKYLLDKPSWCAADITFNGKPATKQNIAEATEPLGPIVGNRISATFGFAQGVPGFFSSMKNKDGGGRWGLDIYGSQGIITIRMNVDAQVFLLRDPSWAPGGTELKWEPLPGMPAPPPGEQKLTRYLPIIDDVIACIGTDKTPMCSIQDGRDALEMTQAVFESYVQGGGRVAIPLKERTHPLKRWA, from the coding sequence ATGAGCATCAACCGTCGTCAATTCATCACGTCCGTTGCAGCGGCATCCGTAGCGGCAAGCTTCTCGGCACGCGCGCAGGAGCCTGCCAAGAAGTTGAAAGCGTGCATCATCGGCGACACGAACAACGGCGGTTACGGGCATGACATGCACCTAATCTTTGCCCTCCGCGAGAACGTCGAAGTTGTCGGGCTTGCCGACCCGGATGAAGCGGGCCGCACCAAGAATGGCGCGGAAGCGAAGGCGGCACGGTTGTACGCGGACTACCGCGAGATGCTGGAGAAGGAAAAGCCGGATTTGGTCGTCGTGGGGCCGCGTCAGACGCCGAAACACAAGGAGTATCTTCTTGCGTGCGCCGAGCACGGATGTCACGGGATCATCGAGAAGCCGCTGGCAGTCGATCTGGCCGAGGCGGACGAGATCATTGCGGCCATGGACGCGAAGAAGCTGAAATGGGGCATCGGATTTAATTTCCGCGCCACCGCGCTGATGGCGCATGTCCGTAAACTTGTCGTCGAAGACCGCATTCTCGGCAGCGTGCTCGAATTGCGCGCGCGCGGCAAAGAAGACAACCGGGCCGGCGGCGAAGATCTCATTGTTCTCGGTTGCCATGTGTTCGATATGATGAAGTACTTGCTCGACAAACCGTCGTGGTGCGCCGCGGACATTACCTTCAACGGGAAGCCGGCGACCAAGCAGAACATCGCGGAAGCGACAGAACCGCTTGGTCCCATTGTCGGCAATCGGATCAGCGCGACGTTCGGGTTCGCGCAAGGCGTCCCCGGCTTCTTCTCCAGCATGAAGAATAAGGACGGCGGTGGACGCTGGGGCCTGGACATCTACGGTTCGCAGGGCATCATCACGATTCGCATGAACGTTGACGCGCAGGTATTCCTCCTTCGGGATCCGAGTTGGGCGCCGGGTGGCACGGAGTTGAAGTGGGAACCTTTGCCCGGCATGCCGGCCCCGCCCCCCGGCGAACAGAAACTCACGCGGTATCTGCCGATTATCGACGATGTGATTGCGTGCATCGGCACCGACAAGACACCGATGTGCAGCATTCAAGACGGCCGCGACGCGCTGGAAATGACGCAGGCGGTCTTCGAATCGTACGTTCAGGGCGGCGGCCGTGTGGCAATCCCGCTCAAGGAGCGGACGCACCCGCTCAAACGTTGGGCGTAG